The nucleotide window attcattcattcattcattcaacaaatattcagtgaACCCCCTACTCTATGCCAAGCTCAGTTCTCACACTAAGAATACagtaatgaataaaacaaaaaatctctgccctcatagAGTTGACATTCTAAGggagaaaatagattaaaaattagataaacaaataaaatatatcatattaGGAAGTGAAAATactaaagagaagaagaaaacagagaaggggGATAGGGCAATTGTGGGTGAAGGTGTTGCAGTTTTATTTGGGtagccagggaagcccaagaaccaCTGGGCTACGGAGGAGAGATGACATGCAAGATGCATTCACAGAGGAAGGTGGGAGCACACAGTAAAGCAGGCAGTACAACGTTGTAATTTTGCCCAGGATCCCATTGGCTTTACTCTGCCAGTTAAAATCACAGCCCTCAGGATCTTGCCAGGGACATGAAGCAGATTTCAACTTCCCCAAAATCAACCAGTTCTCCCCAATTCAGTTGTTTTAGTATAGCTGATAGTGCTCTATTTTTAGCCCTTCTTAAAAATGggagtgaaaatgaaaagaaacataagGCAAAATGAGAAGCATGTGATTCTAGCCTACTCCCTCCCTCTTCTATACCAGTTCTACATTTAACAACCTCCCAGTTGGGAAAATTTTAGAACACTCCTCTCTAATTTCAACAGGCTGCTGGCCTGTGCAGCAAGGCTGTAACAATAAAATATACAGTGCTTGGCCTTTTATCTACAGTAATACACAGAGAGATATATTCTTCCTCACTAAAAAAAAGATCTGATCCCTGAGCAATGTAAAGAATGTAAATCTGTTGTGTTGGATTTATTCATTAGAAAGGGGATATCTTTTGGTTCCCCAATGAAAATCCTTACCGTTAGGAACCATCAGTTTCTTTTCTCCAATCAGCTTCTCTTCTtcaatcttttccattttttcagtAATTTCATACATCCTTACACAAAAACCCATGTCATTAAACTATTAGTCATTatataattaatgaataaaatcagaaattttaaaaagacatttcataAAAGAACAAAGGGGatacttaatataaaaataaacactgtgAAAGCTAGctagttaaaaagagaaaaagttaacTAAATCAGGGATCAAATTTGTCTCTCGACAGCTTTGTATGCCATGGAAATCAAAGTTGAAAAAGACTTGAAGACCGGAGAAAGTACAGTCCTGTCTTCAATACCTCTCCCATCAGATGACTTTAAAGGTACAGGGATAAAAGTTTATGACGATGGGCAAAAGTCAGTATATGCAGTAAGCTCTAATCACAGTGCAGCATACAACGGCACCGACGGCCTGGCACCAGTTGAAGTAGAGGAACTTTTAAGACAAGCTTCAGAGAGAAATTCTAAATCCCCAACAGAGTATCATGAGCCTGTATATGCCAATCCATTTTGCAGACCTACAACGCCACAGAGAGAGAAGGTAACTCCTGGACCAAACTTTCAAGAAAGGATAAAGATTAAAGCTAACGGACTGGGTAATGATGTGAATAGATCCACACACAACATGGACAATGGACTTTCAGAGGAGAGCGGCAACAGCTTCAATCACATCAGTCCCGTTCGGCCAATACCTCAACCCCGATCGATGCTTCAACAAGCAGAGGAGACACCCCACACCCAGCAAAAGAGGCTGATGACTCCTTGGGAAGAATCCAATGTAATGCAGGACAGGTATGCTCCCTCTCCAAAGGCGGGACTGAGTCCCAGCGAAGCACTAGTTGGGAAGTCAGAACGCCAGGGTTCTTCACCTACTTGCCAGGAGGATGAGGAAGACATTAGATATAATATTGTTCATTCCCTGCCTTCTGACATGGATGAGAAAGAACCCGTGACAATGATTTTCATGGGTTATCAGCAGGCAGAAGAcaatgaggaagaaaagaagcttCTGACGGGATATGACGGGGTCATCCATGCTGAGCTGGTTGTGATTGATGAGGAGGAGGCGGGTGAAGGAGAAGCTGAGAAACTATCCTACCATCCCATAGCCCCCTACAGTCAGGTTTTCCAGCCTGCCAAACCAACACCACTTCCAAGAAAGAGATCAGAAGTTAATCCCCATGAAAACAGAAACCATAAATCTCCCCACAAAAATTCCATATCCCTGAAAGAGCAAGAAGAAAGCTTAGGCAGCCCTGTCCACCATCCTCCACTCGACGTTCAGATAGCAGGAGATGGGACTGAGGATCCCTCCCTAACAGGTAACAAAAACGACAAGGTTTGTCACTGCTGTCTAGTCCTGTGATAATCTTCTCTTTGTGTTGTTACCAAACCCTCgtgctttcagcttttttttgACCACTTCATAAGCTAATACATGCTAAGATTTTTTTATTAATGCTGATATGAACTGTTATCATCATAAGCAAAGTGACTAAGTCACttcaaaagataaagaaagtgaaacaaaaattTGTTGCCTTATTTGGGTACTGCATTGATTGACCTTAGTAACTTGAAATTCATCTTCTGGCATGGTATGGGTGTAAATGTATTTGAATTACTATCATGTTGGATCAATATT belongs to Pseudorca crassidens isolate mPseCra1 chromosome 2, mPseCra1.hap1, whole genome shotgun sequence and includes:
- the PALMD gene encoding palmdelphin isoform X1 — encoded protein: MQLKEERQASDLIQSRMEEAELVKERLQAITDKRKIQEEISQKRLKIEEEKLKHQHLKKKALREKWLLDGISSGKEQEEMKKQNQQDQHQIQVLEQSILRLEKEIQDLEKAELQISTNEEAILKKLKSVERTTEDIIRSVKVEKEETSGESIEDIYANIPDLPKSYIPSRLRKERNEGIEDDEQNRKALYAMEIKVEKDLKTGESTVLSSIPLPSDDFKGTGIKVYDDGQKSVYAVSSNHSAAYNGTDGLAPVEVEELLRQASERNSKSPTEYHEPVYANPFCRPTTPQREKVTPGPNFQERIKIKANGLGNDVNRSTHNMDNGLSEESGNSFNHISPVRPIPQPRSMLQQAEETPHTQQKRLMTPWEESNVMQDRYAPSPKAGLSPSEALVGKSERQGSSPTCQEDEEDIRYNIVHSLPSDMDEKEPVTMIFMGYQQAEDNEEEKKLLTGYDGVIHAELVVIDEEEAGEGEAEKLSYHPIAPYSQVFQPAKPTPLPRKRSEVNPHENRNHKSPHKNSISLKEQEESLGSPVHHPPLDVQIAGDGTEDPSLTALRMRMAKLGKKVI
- the PALMD gene encoding palmdelphin isoform X2, whose protein sequence is MEEAELVKERLQAITDKRKIQEEISQKRLKIEEEKLKHQHLKKKALREKWLLDGISSGKEQEEMKKQNQQDQHQIQVLEQSILRLEKEIQDLEKAELQISTNEEAILKKLKSVERTTEDIIRSVKVEKEETSGESIEDIYANIPDLPKSYIPSRLRKERNEGIEDDEQNRKALYAMEIKVEKDLKTGESTVLSSIPLPSDDFKGTGIKVYDDGQKSVYAVSSNHSAAYNGTDGLAPVEVEELLRQASERNSKSPTEYHEPVYANPFCRPTTPQREKVTPGPNFQERIKIKANGLGNDVNRSTHNMDNGLSEESGNSFNHISPVRPIPQPRSMLQQAEETPHTQQKRLMTPWEESNVMQDRYAPSPKAGLSPSEALVGKSERQGSSPTCQEDEEDIRYNIVHSLPSDMDEKEPVTMIFMGYQQAEDNEEEKKLLTGYDGVIHAELVVIDEEEAGEGEAEKLSYHPIAPYSQVFQPAKPTPLPRKRSEVNPHENRNHKSPHKNSISLKEQEESLGSPVHHPPLDVQIAGDGTEDPSLTALRMRMAKLGKKVI